Proteins encoded by one window of Panicum virgatum strain AP13 chromosome 7N, P.virgatum_v5, whole genome shotgun sequence:
- the LOC120680738 gene encoding transcription factor GTE7-like isoform X2, whose translation MASALLAGRSGAHHHSWGEGRAPLAPIPPNPSPNDHPVHQRGDGSKGRAAVAAASPAVGYVAFKPASLGHREARALRDRLAGELGQVRALLSRIDTWQVERREQGHPPRRELPPAPPAKLRGAMRKRCGQILTKLRKDKRSVWFNAPVEVERLGLHDYHTVIKRPMDLGTVKENLAAGRYASHDAFAADVRLTFSNALRYNPVGHEVHTFAGALLASFEKLYKEAVAWFKEECKRLEPPKPVPAELPPPPIVEAKVKPKTGNGKMRKPKARETNKREMSLDEKNMLRLGLESLPEEKMHNVLQIVRKRNNNPEMLGDEIELDIDEMDIETQWELDRFVTNFNKALKKSQRTAMVNGGIADVASAAVAEDDTAPVNGAATLVGNDDAESENPMKRTTLAEQVDEYVDIGDEMPTATYQSMEIEKDAEVASGSGGSGSGSSSSSGSESGSSGDSASGAGNAHSLA comes from the exons atggcgtccgccctcctcgccggccggaGCGGGGCGCACCACCACAGCTGGGGGGAGGGGCGCGCCCCACTGGCGCCCATACCGCCCAACCCTAGCCCCAACGACCACCCCGTCCACCAGCGCGGCGACGGGTCGaaggggcgggcggcggtggcggcggcctcgccggcggtcGGGTACGTCGCCTTCAAGCCGGCGTCCCTGGGCCACCGCGAGGCCCGCGCGCTCCGGGaccgcctcgccggcgagctcggccagGTCCGCGCCCTCCTCTCACGCATCGACACATGGCAGGTGGAGCGGCGGGAGCAGGGCCACCCGCCGCGCCGGGAgctccctcccgcgccgccggcgaagctCCGGGGCGCGATGCGGAAGCGGTGCGGGCAGATCCTCACCAAGCTGCGGAAGGACAAGCGGAGCGTGTGGTTCAACGCGCCCGTGGAGGTCGAGCGCCTCGGGCTCCACGACTACCACACCGTCATCAAGCGCCCCATGGACCTCGGCACCGTGAAGGAGAACCTCGCCGCCGGGAGGTACGCCTCGCACGACGCCTTCGCCGCCGACGTCCGCCTCACCTTCTCCAACGCGCTGCGGTACAACCCCGTCGGGCATGAGGTTCACACGTTCGCTGGCGCCCTCCTCGCGTCCTTCGAGAAGTTGTACAAAGAGGCAGTCGCTTGGTTCAAGGAAGAGTGCAAGCGCCTTGAGCCACCAAAGCCAGTGCCAGCCGAGTTGCCACCTCCCCCGATAGTTGAGGCGAAGGTGAAGCCGAAGACAGGGAACGGGAAGATGCGGAAGCCGAAGGCGAGGGAGACTAACAAGAGGGAGATGAGCCTGGATGAGAAGAACATGTTGAGGCTGGGCCTTGAGAGCTTGCCCGAAGAGAAGATGCATAATGTGCTGCAGATTGTGAGGAAGAGGAACAATAACCCGGAGATGCTTGGGGATGAGATTGAGCTGGATATTGATGAGATGGACATTGAGACGCAGTGGGAGCTTGATCGATTCGTCACCAACTTCAACAAGGCCCTCAAGAAGAGTCAGCGAACTGCAATGGTGAATGGAGGCATTGCTGATGTCGCAAGTGCTGCTGTGGCTGAGGATGACACTGCACCAGTGAATGGTGCGGCTACATTGGTTGGCAATGATGATGCG GAGAGTGAGAACCCTATGAAGAGAACTACATTGGCTGAACAAGTAGATGAATATGTAGATATTGGGGATGAGATGCCAACAGCCACTTACCAGTCAATGGAGATCGAGAAGGATGCTGAGGTTGCAAGTGGCTCCGGTGGTTCTGGCAGTGGCTCCTCATCGTCCAGTG GTTCGGAGTCTGGGAGCTCAGGGGACAGTGCCTCAGGAGCTGGGAATGCTCACTCTTTGGCCTAG
- the LOC120680738 gene encoding transcription factor GTE2-like isoform X1, which yields MASALLAGRSGAHHHSWGEGRAPLAPIPPNPSPNDHPVHQRGDGSKGRAAVAAASPAVGYVAFKPASLGHREARALRDRLAGELGQVRALLSRIDTWQVERREQGHPPRRELPPAPPAKLRGAMRKRCGQILTKLRKDKRSVWFNAPVEVERLGLHDYHTVIKRPMDLGTVKENLAAGRYASHDAFAADVRLTFSNALRYNPVGHEVHTFAGALLASFEKLYKEAVAWFKEECKRLEPPKPVPAELPPPPIVEAKVKPKTGNGKMRKPKARETNKREMSLDEKNMLRLGLESLPEEKMHNVLQIVRKRNNNPEMLGDEIELDIDEMDIETQWELDRFVTNFNKALKKSQRTAMVNGGIADVASAAVAEDDTAPVNGAATLVGNDDAESENPMKRTTLAEQVDEYVDIGDEMPTATYQSMEIEKDAEVASGSGGSGSGSSSSSGSGSGSSSSSGSESGSSGDSASGAGNAHSLA from the exons atggcgtccgccctcctcgccggccggaGCGGGGCGCACCACCACAGCTGGGGGGAGGGGCGCGCCCCACTGGCGCCCATACCGCCCAACCCTAGCCCCAACGACCACCCCGTCCACCAGCGCGGCGACGGGTCGaaggggcgggcggcggtggcggcggcctcgccggcggtcGGGTACGTCGCCTTCAAGCCGGCGTCCCTGGGCCACCGCGAGGCCCGCGCGCTCCGGGaccgcctcgccggcgagctcggccagGTCCGCGCCCTCCTCTCACGCATCGACACATGGCAGGTGGAGCGGCGGGAGCAGGGCCACCCGCCGCGCCGGGAgctccctcccgcgccgccggcgaagctCCGGGGCGCGATGCGGAAGCGGTGCGGGCAGATCCTCACCAAGCTGCGGAAGGACAAGCGGAGCGTGTGGTTCAACGCGCCCGTGGAGGTCGAGCGCCTCGGGCTCCACGACTACCACACCGTCATCAAGCGCCCCATGGACCTCGGCACCGTGAAGGAGAACCTCGCCGCCGGGAGGTACGCCTCGCACGACGCCTTCGCCGCCGACGTCCGCCTCACCTTCTCCAACGCGCTGCGGTACAACCCCGTCGGGCATGAGGTTCACACGTTCGCTGGCGCCCTCCTCGCGTCCTTCGAGAAGTTGTACAAAGAGGCAGTCGCTTGGTTCAAGGAAGAGTGCAAGCGCCTTGAGCCACCAAAGCCAGTGCCAGCCGAGTTGCCACCTCCCCCGATAGTTGAGGCGAAGGTGAAGCCGAAGACAGGGAACGGGAAGATGCGGAAGCCGAAGGCGAGGGAGACTAACAAGAGGGAGATGAGCCTGGATGAGAAGAACATGTTGAGGCTGGGCCTTGAGAGCTTGCCCGAAGAGAAGATGCATAATGTGCTGCAGATTGTGAGGAAGAGGAACAATAACCCGGAGATGCTTGGGGATGAGATTGAGCTGGATATTGATGAGATGGACATTGAGACGCAGTGGGAGCTTGATCGATTCGTCACCAACTTCAACAAGGCCCTCAAGAAGAGTCAGCGAACTGCAATGGTGAATGGAGGCATTGCTGATGTCGCAAGTGCTGCTGTGGCTGAGGATGACACTGCACCAGTGAATGGTGCGGCTACATTGGTTGGCAATGATGATGCG GAGAGTGAGAACCCTATGAAGAGAACTACATTGGCTGAACAAGTAGATGAATATGTAGATATTGGGGATGAGATGCCAACAGCCACTTACCAGTCAATGGAGATCGAGAAGGATGCTGAGGTTGCAAGTGGCTCCGGTGGTTCTGGCAGTGGCTCCTCATCGTCCAGTGGTTCTGGCAGTGGCTCCTCATCGTCCAGTG GTTCGGAGTCTGGGAGCTCAGGGGACAGTGCCTCAGGAGCTGGGAATGCTCACTCTTTGGCCTAG